A section of the Malania oleifera isolate guangnan ecotype guangnan chromosome 2, ASM2987363v1, whole genome shotgun sequence genome encodes:
- the LOC131148764 gene encoding uncharacterized protein LOC131148764: MGKKGNWSWSSAAIGAASASAVAAIVLCKPKDPAFHLASIKLTAFKLKLPALDTDLILTVHVSNPNVVPIRYSATAMSIFYEGSLLGSAQVEAGSQASNSCQILRLPARLDGQQLAQHASKFIGDVGRRQMELDAAVDIEGTAKLLWWGRRFKVRVDSRIVVDPVLLDVVDQENKAKLKIFSA; encoded by the coding sequence ATGGGCAAAAAAGGAAACTGGAGCTGGAGCTCCGCGGCGATCGGCGCCGCCTCCGCCTCCGCCGTGGCGGCGATCGTACTCTGCAAGCCCAAGGACCCCGCCTTCCACCTTGCATCGATCAAGCTCACCGCCTTCAAGCTCAAGCTGCCGGCGCTCGACACCGACCTCATCCTGACCGTACACGTCAGCAACCCGAACGTGGTCCCGATCAGGTACTCGGCGACGGCGATGTCGATCTTCTACGAGGGGTCGCTGCTAGGTTCGGCGCAGGTGGAGGCGGGCTCGCAGGCGTCGAACTCGTGCCAGATCCTGCGGCTGCCGGCGCGGCTGGACGGGCAGCAGCTGGCGCAGCACGCGTCGAAGTTCATCGGCGACGTGGGGCGGCGGCAGATGGAGCTGGACGCGGCGGTGGACATAGAGGGGACGGCGAAGTTACTGTGGTGGGGGCGGAGGTTCAAGGTGCGCGTGGACAGTCGCATCGTCGTGGATCCGGTGCTGCTGGATGTGGTTGACCAGGAGAACAAGGCGAAGTTGAAGATTTTTAGTGCTTGA
- the LOC131148329 gene encoding scarecrow-like protein 14, which yields MDFPSLPPDQQEPADCLAPPSMVNQPEGDSANRQHFPDTIYNEMAELLMEEDMAEIFIDPLALRVAEESLYEVLGKQYPPSPEKPTPFCSVRTSNSVLHSTSASTSKMPISGSSAAAPMDPYVSSTPSSSNPFIIQNESVFMFQRGVQEASTFLPNIDLEKSKGTWLRKCKGGDAGEPEAKNDHESLRDDESIMLFRRGVEEAGKFLPVIDLGNYNSALPPGSKELDGGTGKNNHDREETDAEEGGRSNKQLAVRAEEEELSEMLEKVFLFPEEDKEQQACTAAHEVQQNGQNMLLLQNKQPCGFKVGVLARKRRSTEVVDLKALLFLCARAINSTDWKAAHEMLKEIRQYSSPFGDGTQRISHYFADGIEARLAGVGNQIYSTWYSKTPSPDAMLKSYATFASACPFTRISLYFGNHNILGVTKGATKIHIIDFGIQFGFQWPIIVRDLLARVGGPPKLRITGLEIPLPRLWRAQKVGEMGHRMAKYFKRFNIPFEYNAIDKKWDTIQIEDLKIDKDEVIAVNCLFQFESKLLDDTIAPQSPRNIVLNLIKKMNPNIFIYGVKNGLFNDPFFLTRFQKAFHYYSTLFDMMDSTLPRENPGRMMFEQDIFRRDVMNIIACEGLERVVRPETYKYWHARNLKVGFRPLPLNRELMKTLKEKVISSYHKDFVIEKNDHWMLLGWKGQILLALSCWVLKEP from the coding sequence ATGGATTTCCCTTCTCTTCCACCTGATCAGCAGGAGCCAGCTGATTGCTTGGCTCCGCCTTCCATGGTGAATCAACCCGAAGGAGACTCTGCCAATCGGCAACATTTTCCTGATACCATTTACAACGAAATGGCAGAGCTGCTCATGGAGGAGGACATGGCGGAAATATTCATCGACCCATTGGCTCTCCGAGTCGCCGAGGAATCATTGTACGAAGTTCTGGGTAAGCAGTATCCTCCTTCACCCGAAAAGCCCACGCCTTTCTGCAGTGTTCGTACTAGCAACTCTGTTCTTCACTCCACTTCGGCATCCACCTCAAAAATGCCCATCAGTGGGAGCTCTGCGGCTGCGCCTATGGACCCTTATGTAAGTTCAACACCTTCATCTTCAAATCCTTTTATTATCCAGAACGAGTCCGTATTTATGTTTCAAAGAGGGGTACAGGAAGCTAGTACGTTCCTTCCAAACATTGATTTGGAAAAGTCTAAGGGCACGTGGCTTAGAAAGTGCAAGGGCGGCGACGCCGGCGAGCCGGAGGCGAAGAATGATCACGAGTCATTGAGAGATGATGAGTCCATAATGTTGTTTAGGAGAGGGGTTGAGGAAGCTGGTAAATTCCTTCCAGTTATTGATTTGGGCAACTATAACTCTGCTCTGCCGCCAGGATCCAAGGAGCTCGACGGTGGAACGGGGAAGAATAATCATGACAGGGAGGAAACAGATGCAGAAGAAGGAGGGAGGAGTAACAAGCAGCTGGCGGTTCGTGCGGAAGAGGAGGAGTTGTCGGAGATGCTCGAAAAAGTTTTTCTCTTTCCTGAGGAAGATAAGGAGCAGCAGGCGTGTACTGCTGCTCATGAAGTTCAGCAGAATGGACAAAACATGTTGTTGCTTCAGAATAAGCAACCATGTGGCTTTAAGGTTGGGGTACTTGCGAGGAAAAGGAGAAGTACAGAAGTGGTGGATTTGAAggctcttctttttctttgtgcCCGGGCCATAAATAGTACTGATTGGAAGGCTGCACATGAAATGTTGAAGGAGATTAGGCAGTACTCTTCTCCTTTTGGGGATGGAACTCAAAGGATTAGCCATTATTTTGCCGATGGTATTGAGGCACGATTGGCGGGAGTTGGGAATCAAATTTATAGTACCTGGTATTCTAAGACACCCTCGCCTGACGCTATGTTGAAATCCTATGCGACATTTGCCTCGGCCTGCCCATTCACAAGGATTAGTTTATATTTTGGGAACCATAACATTTTGGGTGTGACTAAGGGAGCAACAAAGATTCACATCATAGATTTTGGTATTCAATTTGGATTCCAATGGCCCATCATTGTGCGCGATCTCTTAGCAAGAGTTGGTGGGCCTCCCAAACTTCGCATTACAGGACTTGAGATCCCTCTCCCTAGACTTTGGAGGGCACAAAAAGTTGGGGAGATGGGACATCGTATGGCAAAGTATTTTAAGCGCTTTAATATTCCATTTGAGTACAATGCTATCGATAAGAAATGGGATACTATTCAAATTGAAGACCTTAAGATTGATAAAGACGAGGTCATTGCTGTAAATTGCCTATTCCAATTTGAGAGTAAGCTACTTGATGACACAATTGCCCCACAGAGTCCAAGGAACATTGTTCTAAACTTAATCAAGAAGATGAATCCTAATATATTTATCTATGGTGTTAAAAATGGGTTGTTCAATGACCCTTTCTTTCTCACTCGATTTCAAAAAGCATTCCACTACTACTCGACATTGTTTGATATGATGGATTCTACCTTACCCCGCGAAAATCCAGGAAGGATGATGTTTGAGCAAGATATTTTTAGGCGTGATGTTATGAATATTATAGCATGTGAAGGTTTAGAAAGAGTTGTAAGGCCTGAAACATACAAGTATTGGCATGCTCGAAATTTGAAGGTTGGGTTTAGGCCGCTTCCGCTAAATAGGGAACTCATGAAGACATTAAAGGAAAAGGTAATATCTAGCTACCACAAGGAttttgtgattgagaaaaatgACCATTGGATGCTATTGGGATGGAAAGGTCAAATTTTACTAGCTCTCTCTTGTTGGGTTCTAAAGGAACCCTAG